GCGAAGATCGGAATCGAAGAACGGCGGGTTGCCGGCGAGCAGGTGGTAGAGCGTGCAGCCCAGGCTGTAGACGTCGGCGCGAATGTCGACGCTGGTCGTCCGCCACTGCTCTGGGGGCATGTACATGCCGGTCCCCATCGCCTTATGGTCGAGGCGCGTGAGGCGGTCGTGGTTGTCGTCCGCCAAGAGTGCGAGGCCGAGGTCGAGAATCTTCACGACGGCCCGTTCGCCGTCGTCGGCGTCGGCGACGGTTGAGTCGCCGGAGATTTGATCGGCGTCGACCAGCGTCACCATCAGGTTCGACGGCTTGATGTCGCGGTGGACCATCTCGTGCTTGTGGATGTACTGCAGGCCGCGGGCCGCCTGGCGGATGATCTCGCTCGCCTCGGGAACCGGCAGCGGCCCATGGCGAGTGACCATTTCATCGAGGCTGACGCCTTCGATGAATTCCATCACGAGATAGTGAACCTTGTCGGCAGGCGCCGAGGAGTCGATCGCGACGACGATGTTCTTGTGTTCGAGCCGGCCGACCGCTTTGATTTCGTTGTAAAAGCGGCGGACGACGTCTTCGTGCCCGGCGCCGACATACTGCGACTTGATCACCTTCACCGCGCGGACGCGGCCGAACTGGGTGTGGTGGGCTTTGTAAACGTCGCCCATGCCGCCGGAGCCGATGACCTGTTCGAGTTCGTAGTTGCCGACTCGCTTGAGAGCCGTTTGGCCGGCGACGCCGACGCTGCCGCCGGACGTGGAACGCTCGAAGCCTTGCGTCGGCACGACCGTCCACTGCCGTTCGGCATTCGTCTTCGGCTGGTTCCGCATCGGCCGGGGGCCGTGGTCGTCGTAGAGGAGCTCATGGATCTCGACGCTGCCGATCCCCTTCAGCCCCTTGCGGCCGTGCAAATGGAGCCGCACATCTTCGAGGCCGACGTCGTCGAGGATCGCCATCACGCTGCGGCTGACCAAGATTTGGCCGCCAGTGGCGTAGTCGTTGAGCCGCGCGGCGTAGTCGACCGTTTTGCCGACGAAGTTGTCGCGATCGCCGGGGTCAATCTGCGGCACGCCGACGTGCATGCTCATGCGGACTTCGACATGCTCGCCCTTGGGCGTGTCGATGGGATTGTCTTGGTGGCTCTTTTGCACCGCGACGGCCCACTGCGCGGCGCCGACGGTGTGTTCGAAGACGAGGAAGTGACCGTCACCGGCGGTGGAGACGACGCGGCCGCCATATGATTCGAGGTCGGCCTCGATCCGCTGTCGGTGGGGCGTGAGGATCGAGTTGATGAACGCCATGTCGCGTTCGGTGACGCTCCGACCCGACATTTCATCCTTCAGCCGGACGGACCCGCTGATGTCGGTGAACACGAATGTTTTGAGTTCAGCCATCAGGAGGGAGAGGTCGGGGTTCAGAGGTCGGGGTTCAGAGGTCGGAGGTCAGGAGATGCAGTCGGCGGTTGCGGCGTGGATTAATGCTTGAGTGAGTAAGTGTTTAAGTGAGTAGGTGTGTGTTGGGTGCGTTCGCGTGGCAGCCGGACCGCCACGCGGTCCGGGGAGGCGGTGACGGTTTTCTATCTCGTTTGGCACTTCAGACCGGAGGGCGTGGCCCTCCGGCTAGTGGGAAATTGGAATGAACAGGCCCACGCTCTGGCCTCTCTCCAGGATTCTCGCATGCCGGGTCACCCCGTCAATTAGCGGGAAAGGTCACGTGTTGCAACATAAAAAAGCCTCGACGCTGCCGGCGCCCCCCTCTGGGTCAGCCATACAACGTCGAGGCTTATGCGAATGTTCGTTTAAAAACTGCTCCTAGAACGCGACCGGCGCCCAGCCGTAGCGGACGCGCGACACCGAGCCGCCGAGGATCGGGCGGTAGCGAGTGACGACCTGCGGCACGGGGGCCATCGTCACGACCGGGGCGCGGTAGAACGTCGTCACCGGCATCGGGGCGAAGACGGGCGCCGATTGGACGACCATCGGCTGCATGACCGGGGCCGGCATCACAACGGGGCTCCACACGGTCGTCGGCTGGACGACCCATTGGGCCTGGGCCGATTGGCTGGCAACGCCGAGAACGGCCACAGCCAACAGCGAAAAGAGCATGCGTTTCATCGGAGGTGTCCTTTCAAATTGAATCGCGAAACAAGCGGTTGTCGCTTCAACGGAATGAAGCGCCGTCAGCTTGCAGATGCAACGCGCCGCACGGTGCGGCATCTGACGGGCGATTGCAGGAGGTGCGATTCAATCCTGAGCCGCCCAGCTGCCCGCCAGACGAGTTCAGTATGGAGCGCAACGCCCGCTGCGACAACTAGTTAAAGATAGCACTACTGTCTGAGCGACGGCCGGCGCCGCGGGGGATGAATCGGCGGCGATCATCGTCCCGAACGCCGCTTCAGATTCGCTGGCGCCGGTTGTGGCGATTAGCCGCCGGTCAACGACCGGCCGGAGCGGGGCTCGAATGAGGAATGCTGAATGGGGAATGGGGAATGGGGAGAGGGCGCTCGTTCCCCATTCCGCATTCCACATTCGACATTTCTCTGCCACCGCTCCGGCGGGTCGTTGACCCGCGGCTACTGCTTGTCCTCAGGGCCGAAAACCGCCATAATCCGGGATTCTTTCGACTGCCGCGGAGACCACTGGGGGCGACATGCAGGACAAGCTCATTGGCACGGGACTCACGTTTGACGACGTACTCATTGAACCTCGCTACAGCGAGGTTGTCCCGGCGGAGGTGAGCGTGGCCACCCGGCTGACCCGCCGCATAGAAATGCGGGCGCCGATTCTCAGCTCGCCGATGGACACGGTCACCGAGCACCGGATGGCGATCGGCCTCGCCCAAGAGGGGGGCCTGAGCGTCATCCACAAGAACATGTCGATCGAAGACCAGACCAAAGAGGTCGACAAGGTCAAGCGGAGCGCCAACGGCATCATCGTCGACCCGGTGACGATGCCCACCACTGCTAGCGTCGCCTCGGCGCGGACGCTCATGCTCCATTCGAACGTCTCGGGCGTCCCCATTGTCGACGCCGCCGGGAAGCTAGCGGGCATCATCACCCGCCGCGATCTTCGCTTCTTGGAAGACAGCAATCAGCCGGTCTCCGACGTGATGACCCGCCGCGAGCAACTGGTTACGGCCACGGGGACTGTAACGCTTGCGGAAGCTGAGAAGATTTTGATGGCAAAAAAGGTCGAGAAACTTCTCCTGGTTGACGAAAACTACAAACTGACGGGCCTTATCACCATCAAAGACATCGACATGATGCGTCGGTTCCCGCAGGCGTCGAAAGACAGCCACGGTCGCCTTCGCGTCGGCGCCGCGATTGGCGTCTTCGATTTCGATCGGGCGGGCAGCCTGATCGAAAAGGGGGTCGATTTCCTGACGGTCGATAGCGCTCACGGTCACTCGTCGAACGTCATCGAAACGGTCAAACAACTCAAACAACGCTGGGACATCGACGTCATCGCCGGCAACGTGGCGACGTTCGAGGGAGCCCGCGACCTGATCAAAGCGGGCGCCGACGCCGTGAAAGTCGGCATTGGTCCAGGTTCGATCTGCACGACGCGCGTGATCTCGGGGATCGGCGTGCCGCAGATCACCGCGATCTACAACGCAGCACAAGCGGCGAAGGATTCGGCCACGCCGATCATCGCCGACGGTGGAATTCGTTACTCGGGAGACATCACCAAGGCGATCGCCGCCGGCGCCAGCGTCGTCATGCTGGGCGGGTTGTTGGCGGGCCTCGATGAGAGTCCGGGGGAACGGGTCCTCTACCAAGGAAGAACGTACAAGGCATACCGGGGGATGGGCTCGCTAGGCGCCATGGTCAAAGGCTCCAGCGAACGGTATCGCCAGAGTGGTGAGGAAGCGGGGAACGGCAAGCTGGTCCCCGAAGGAGTCGAAGGGCGCGTCCCCTACAAGGGACCGCTGAGTCCATTTCTGTATCAGCTGATCGGCGGCCTTCGGGCCGGCATGGGTTACGCTGGTACGAGAACCATCG
This sequence is a window from Lacipirellula parvula. Protein-coding genes within it:
- the guaB gene encoding IMP dehydrogenase, with the protein product MQDKLIGTGLTFDDVLIEPRYSEVVPAEVSVATRLTRRIEMRAPILSSPMDTVTEHRMAIGLAQEGGLSVIHKNMSIEDQTKEVDKVKRSANGIIVDPVTMPTTASVASARTLMLHSNVSGVPIVDAAGKLAGIITRRDLRFLEDSNQPVSDVMTRREQLVTATGTVTLAEAEKILMAKKVEKLLLVDENYKLTGLITIKDIDMMRRFPQASKDSHGRLRVGAAIGVFDFDRAGSLIEKGVDFLTVDSAHGHSSNVIETVKQLKQRWDIDVIAGNVATFEGARDLIKAGADAVKVGIGPGSICTTRVISGIGVPQITAIYNAAQAAKDSATPIIADGGIRYSGDITKAIAAGASVVMLGGLLAGLDESPGERVLYQGRTYKAYRGMGSLGAMVKGSSERYRQSGEEAGNGKLVPEGVEGRVPYKGPLSPFLYQLIGGLRAGMGYAGTRTIEELRTEARFVQVSPASVRESHPHDIAITQEAPNYTAEYKSAESN